From the genome of Triticum aestivum cultivar Chinese Spring chromosome 3B, IWGSC CS RefSeq v2.1, whole genome shotgun sequence, one region includes:
- the LOC123065428 gene encoding probable calcium-binding protein CML14, producing the protein MKRPRHQKLKTRSRRKEWSDLVAKPRNMQSHRPAPEDHVREESRSARAQPTTRARTAATRTTASPARRSAFMSVPSDSGQETPPLATEGGRARLQDEQLGQLRELFLRFDLDGDGSLTKLEIAALLRSLGLRPAAGDEIHTLIASMDVDGNGTVEFDELTSSLSQLLLGPGRSSVAVDHEQLAEAFRAFDRDGNGYISAAELARSMAQMGHPICYAELTDMMREADTDGDGSISFEEFTAIMAKSAVEFLGLAAL; encoded by the coding sequence ATGAAACGGCCTCGTCATCAGAAGTTGAAAACGAGATCCCGACGGAAAGAATGGTCAGATCTCGTGGCCAAGCCACGCAACATGCAGAGCCACCGCCCCGCCCCCGAAGACCACGTCCGAGAAGAAAGCAGAAGCGCACGAGCCCAACCAACCACCAGGGCGCGCACGGCGGCGACGAGGACAACCGCCAGCCCTGCGAGACGCTCGGCATTCATGTCCGTCCCCTCCGACTCCGGCCAGGAGACACCGCCCTTGGCGACCGAGGGCGGTCGGGCGCGCCTCCAGGACGAGCAGCTGGGGCAGCTCCGGGAGCTCTTCCTCCGCTTCGACCTCGACGGCGACGGCAGTCTCACCAAGCTCGAGATAGCCGCGCTTCTCCGCTCGCTCGGTCTCCGCCCCGCCGCGGGGGACGAGATCCACACCCTCATCGCCTCCATGGACGTCGACGGCAACGGCACCGTGGAGTTCGACGAGCTAACCTCTTCCCTCTCGCAGCTGCTCCTCGGGCCCGGCCGCTCCTCCGTCGCCGTTGACCACGAGCAGCTCGCCGAGGCCTTCCGCGCCTTCGACCGCGACGGCAACGGATACATCTCCGCCGCCGAGCTCGCGCGCTCCATGGCGCAAATGGGGCACCCCATCTGCTACGCGGAGCTCACCGACATGATGCGCGAGGCCGACACCGACGGCGACGGCTCCATTAGCTTTGAGGAGTTCACCGCCATCATGGCCAAGTCCGCCGTCGAATTTCTCGGCCTCGCCGCGTTGTGA